The following proteins come from a genomic window of Gossypium raimondii isolate GPD5lz chromosome 5, ASM2569854v1, whole genome shotgun sequence:
- the LOC105769861 gene encoding probable carbohydrate esterase At4g34215, with product MLSFIALALLAHALPIECENLLKHKLNIIILAGQSNMAGRGGVANETSTGIGTWDGVVPPQCQPNPSIFRLSADLAWVKAREPIHSDIDARKTDGVGPGMSFANAVLTKDPNFGVVGLVPCAVGGTTISQWQKGEFLYEQLVKRAEMAQQSGGVYRAMLWYQGEADTVNEEDVELYKGRLKTFFDDLRSDLHAPLLPIFQVILASGEGPYIEEVREAQLNIGLPNVKCVDAKGLPLEPDDLHLTTQAQVRLGEMLADAYLRFKPRSLQSNNVPTPCSNFVPFFIITAQFLWIILTFS from the exons ATGCTTTCCTTCATTGCCTTGGCTCTTCTGGCTCACGCCTTACCAATCGAATGTGAAAATCTACTTAAACATAAATTGAACATAATTATCCTGGCCGGACAAAGCAACATGGCCGGTCGTGGAGGTGTAGCCAACGAAACATCGACCGGCATTGGGACATGGGACGGTGTTGTTCCTCCACAGTGCCAACCTAACCCTTCCATCTTCCGGCTGAGTGCGGACCTGGCGTGGGTTAAAGCCCGTGAGCCAATCCATTCTGACATTGACGCCAGGAAGACAGATGGGGTTGGACCTGGGATGTCTTTTGCCAATGCGGTGCTGACCAAGGACCCCAACTTTGGGGTGGTGGGGTTGGTGCCTTGTGCGGTTGGAGGGACTACTATAAGCCAATGGCAGAAAGGGGAGTTTCTTTATGAGCAGTTGGTGAAGAGAGCTGAGATGGCGCAGCAGAGCGGAGGAGTTTATAGAGCAATGCTTTGGTATCAAGGCGAGGCCGATACAGTCAATGAAGAAGATGTTGAATTGTATAAAGGTAGATTGAAGACATTTTTCGACGATTTACGTTCTGATCTGCACGCACCTTTGCTCCCAATATTCCAG GTGATTCTAGCATCAGGAGAGGGACCTTATATTGAGGAAGTGAGAGAAGCCCAGTTAAATATAGGCCTGCCAAATGTGAAATGCGTGGACGCCAAGGGACTACCATTGGAACCAGATGACCTACATCTTACCACTCAAGCCCAAGTGAGACTCGGGGAGATGTTGGCTGATGCATACCTTCGGTTCAAGCCCAGGTCGTTGCAAAGTAACAATGTCCCAACCCCTTGTTCTAATTTTGTTCCTTTCTTTATAATAACTGCTCAATTTCTCTGGATCATTCTCACTTTCTCATAG
- the LOC105769860 gene encoding probable isoaspartyl peptidase/L-asparaginase 2 gives MGAWAIAVHGGAGVDPNLPKERQDEAKRLLTRCLDIGISALRSNVPAIDVVELVVRELETDPLFNSGRGSALTEKGTVEMEASIMDGPKRRCGAVSGLTTVKNPISLARLVMEKSPHSYLTTPGAEEFAKKQGVEMVDNDYFITEDNVGMLKLAKEANSILFDYRIPTVGTCGAAVDSHLQMNGLPISVYAPETVGCVVVDKEGRCAAGTSTGGLMNKMSGRIGDSPIIGAGTYACELCGVSCTGEGEAIIRSTLARDVAAVMEYKGLNLHEAVDYVIKNRLDEGKAGLIAVSKNGEVACGFNTTGMFRGCATEGGFMEVGVW, from the exons ATGGGAGCCTGGGCTATCGCTGTTCATGGTGGCGCTGGTGTCGACCCTAATCTCCCTAAGGAAAGACAAGACGAGGCTAAGAGACTCCTCACTCGTTGCCTTGATATTGGCATCTCTGCTCTCCGCTCTAATGTCCCCGCCATTGACGTCGTTGAACTTGTT GTGAGAGAACTGGAAACAGACCCGCTGTTCAACTCCGGGCGTGGGTCTGCTCTTACGGAGAAAGGAACAGTAGAAATGGAAGCCAGCATTATGGACGGGCCTAAAAGGAGATGCGGTGCCGTTTCTGGCTTAACCACGGTTAAGAACCCAATCTCCCTCGCCCGACTCGTCATGGAGAAATCACCGCATTCTTATTTGACCACCCCGGGAGCCGAAGAGTTTGCCAAGAAACAG GGCGTGGAGATGGTGGACAATGATTACTTCATCACAGAAGATAACGTGGGGATGCTTAAGTTGGCTAAAGAAGCAAACTCAATCCTG TTTGATTACCGTATCCCGACGGTTGGCACCTGCGGTGCAGCTGTGGACAGCCATTTGCAGATGAACGGGCTCCCGATCAGCGTCTACGCACCGGAGACAGTTGGGTGTGTGGTGGTTGACAAGGAGGGTCGGTGCGCTGCAGGCACTTCAACTGGTGGGCTCATGAACAAGATGTCAGGAAGGATCGGTGACTCGCCCATTATAGGTGCAGGGACCTACGCATGTGAGTTGTGCGGGGTGTCGTGCACAGGGGAAGGAGAAGCAATCATCCGAAGCACCCTGGCAAGGGATGTAGCTGCGGTTATGGAGTACAAAGGGTTGAATCTTCATGAGGCAGTGGATTATGTGATAAAGAACAGGTTGGACGAAGGTAAAGCAGGGCTAATTGCTGTGTCGAAGAATGGTGAGGTGGCTTGTGGGTTTAACACCACTGGGATGTTTAGGGGCTGCGCCACCGAGGGTGGGTTTATGGAGGTTGGTGTctggtaa